A stretch of Mycobacterium sp. ITM-2016-00316 DNA encodes these proteins:
- a CDS encoding type VII secretion target — protein MSSPLSPLQVTAGHLRMLADQQSQASRAVWDAQFKPVDVNKRVEKTHGTVCDDTYKALKRAEEERARASRMVQAQSDDLAVKLEHAADMYDAIDAQEKGNIDRQMQPGG, from the coding sequence ATGAGCTCGCCCTTGAGTCCGTTGCAGGTCACCGCAGGGCATCTCCGCATGCTGGCCGACCAGCAGAGCCAGGCCTCCAGGGCAGTGTGGGACGCGCAGTTCAAACCGGTCGACGTCAACAAACGGGTGGAGAAGACGCACGGAACCGTTTGCGATGACACCTATAAGGCGCTCAAGCGCGCGGAGGAAGAACGCGCACGAGCTAGTCGCATGGTGCAAGCGCAGTCGGACGATCTCGCCGTCAAGCTCGAACACGCTGCCGACATGTATGACGCCATCGACGCCCAAGAAAAGGGCAACATCGATCGGCAGATGCAGCCCGGTGGCTGA
- a CDS encoding DUF5313 domain-containing protein, which produces MADTPTFVQRVLYAYGRRLPDSMRDWVAADLSGPGAIRRHMIRYAIPPALILAPLWLLPASLYVHLEMTVPIYTWALIMGYVLNKVWRRHRLAQHGLNPNLVDAINREKNARLHEDYARRYGDRPDDARWQSNSSPF; this is translated from the coding sequence ATGGCCGACACTCCCACCTTCGTTCAGCGGGTTCTCTACGCGTACGGGCGGCGTCTGCCCGATTCCATGCGGGACTGGGTCGCCGCCGACCTCTCCGGCCCGGGCGCGATCCGCCGGCACATGATCCGCTACGCAATCCCGCCGGCGCTGATCCTCGCACCACTCTGGCTGCTCCCGGCCTCGCTGTACGTACACCTGGAGATGACGGTGCCCATCTACACCTGGGCGCTGATCATGGGCTACGTGCTGAACAAGGTGTGGCGCCGGCACCGCCTGGCCCAGCACGGCCTGAACCCCAACCTGGTCGACGCGATCAACCGCGAGAAGAACGCCCGACTGCACGAGGATTACGCCCGGCGCTACGGCGACCGCCCGGACGACGCGCGCTGGCAGTCGAACTCGAGCCCCTTTTAA
- a CDS encoding LLM class F420-dependent oxidoreductase, protein MRFGLFIPQGWRLDLVDIPTDKHWSVMRDLATYADNSTWDSVWVYDHFHTVPVPTDEATHEAWTLMSAFAATTERVKLGQMCTAMSYRNPAYLAKVAATVDVIAGGRTQMGIGGGWYEHEWRAYGYGFPSAGERLGRLDEGVQIMRDAWRDGRVTFDGKYYQVDGAIVAPRPPQEGGLPLWVAGGGEKVTLRIAAKYAQYTNFSSVPAEFERKSQILAGHCGEVGTDYDAIVRSANINSVIAGSESEVKDRLKAIRDRQVPKAGEDAVDAMLSNVASPDSATGTPEQVVERLTRLRDLGCEYAILYFPEAAYDRSGIELFEREVIPALS, encoded by the coding sequence ATGCGCTTCGGACTCTTCATCCCGCAGGGTTGGCGACTCGACCTCGTCGACATTCCCACCGATAAGCACTGGTCAGTGATGCGTGACCTGGCCACCTACGCCGATAACAGCACGTGGGACTCGGTGTGGGTCTACGACCACTTCCACACCGTTCCGGTCCCCACCGATGAGGCCACCCACGAGGCCTGGACCCTGATGTCGGCCTTCGCGGCCACCACCGAACGGGTCAAACTCGGCCAGATGTGTACCGCCATGAGCTACCGGAATCCGGCCTACCTGGCAAAAGTTGCAGCAACCGTCGACGTGATCGCCGGCGGCCGCACCCAGATGGGCATCGGCGGCGGCTGGTACGAACATGAATGGCGCGCGTACGGGTATGGCTTCCCGTCCGCGGGTGAGCGTCTGGGCCGCCTCGATGAGGGCGTGCAGATCATGCGGGACGCCTGGCGTGACGGCCGGGTCACCTTCGACGGGAAGTACTACCAGGTCGACGGTGCCATCGTTGCCCCCAGGCCGCCGCAGGAGGGCGGGCTGCCGCTGTGGGTCGCCGGCGGCGGCGAGAAGGTCACCCTCCGCATCGCCGCCAAGTACGCGCAGTACACCAACTTCAGCAGCGTCCCGGCGGAGTTCGAGCGCAAATCACAGATCCTGGCCGGCCACTGCGGCGAGGTCGGCACCGATTACGACGCGATTGTGCGGTCGGCGAACATCAACTCCGTCATCGCCGGCTCCGAATCCGAGGTCAAGGACCGGCTCAAGGCCATCCGGGACCGGCAGGTGCCCAAGGCCGGCGAGGACGCCGTCGACGCGATGCTGTCCAATGTCGCCTCACCGGACTCGGCCACCGGCACCCCCGAACAGGTCGTCGAACGGCTGACGCGGCTACGCGACCTCGGGTGTGAGTACGCCATCCTGTACTTCCCCGAGGCCGCCTACGACCGTTCCGGCATCGAGTTGTTCGAGCGTGAGGTCATCCCAGCCCTCAGTTAG
- a CDS encoding EspA/EspE family type VII secretion system effector produces the protein MGFWGFVDDVVDGVSEVADRAKKTAEWVREIAEQLGLPGLRDVAKTTADSAGKLIIAPTFVLQEGQKQIDRMLKSCGEGDPDHAIDFTESAEAFDAAELPLSGAYPSDQWSGGTAADRYSERNREQHNRVVTLADLDREIQRLISNEADLLPPAREALRIHHNDLADFGELTQYIGRIGVAGKAAQFAIETLMVATTLAEAIRDHEDMQDKADAIARSVAKVGDEYKKIADAVTISDSANDYDPRIPPPAGR, from the coding sequence GTGGGGTTCTGGGGCTTTGTCGACGACGTTGTCGACGGTGTGTCCGAAGTGGCGGATAGGGCCAAAAAGACTGCCGAGTGGGTCAGAGAAATTGCTGAACAGCTCGGCCTGCCCGGTCTGCGCGATGTCGCCAAAACTACGGCTGATTCGGCCGGGAAGCTCATCATCGCCCCGACTTTCGTCTTGCAAGAGGGTCAGAAGCAGATAGATCGGATGCTGAAGTCTTGCGGTGAGGGCGACCCCGACCATGCGATCGACTTCACTGAATCCGCCGAGGCTTTCGATGCCGCGGAGCTCCCGCTTTCCGGCGCGTATCCCAGCGATCAATGGTCCGGCGGGACCGCCGCTGACCGCTACTCGGAGCGCAACAGAGAACAGCACAACCGGGTGGTGACCCTTGCCGATCTGGACCGCGAGATCCAGAGGCTGATCAGCAACGAGGCGGACCTGCTCCCGCCGGCACGCGAGGCCCTAAGGATTCATCACAATGATCTGGCGGACTTCGGCGAGCTCACCCAGTACATCGGACGCATAGGGGTAGCTGGCAAGGCCGCCCAATTCGCCATAGAGACCCTGATGGTCGCAACCACGTTGGCCGAGGCCATTCGGGATCACGAGGACATGCAGGACAAGGCCGACGCGATCGCACGGTCTGTCGCCAAGGTCGGTGACGAGTACAAGAAGATCGCGGATGCGGTCACCATTTCGGACTCCGCCAATGACTACGACCCGCGGATACCCCCGCCGGCAGGGAGATGA
- a CDS encoding molybdenum cofactor biosynthesis protein MoaE produces the protein MPADERLREEETGADERLREEETGAEVVHVALSEDPISLPEHEALVAHEAAGAIVGFSGVVRDHDGGRSVTRLEYSAHPSAWETLNEVVHEVARDSHGVRAVAVSHRIGDLRIGDAALVVAVAADHRRAAFETCALLVDTVKDRLPVWKHQHFGDGSDEWVNSA, from the coding sequence ATGCCCGCTGATGAGCGCTTGCGCGAAGAGGAGACCGGCGCTGATGAGCGCTTGCGCGAAGAGGAGACCGGCGCTGAGGTCGTTCACGTCGCGCTGTCCGAGGATCCCATCTCGCTGCCCGAGCACGAAGCGCTGGTAGCCCACGAAGCGGCCGGCGCAATCGTCGGCTTCTCCGGGGTCGTCCGCGACCACGACGGCGGGCGCTCGGTGACGCGGCTGGAGTACTCCGCGCATCCGTCGGCGTGGGAGACCCTGAACGAGGTGGTGCACGAGGTGGCCCGGGACAGCCATGGTGTGCGTGCCGTCGCCGTCAGCCACCGGATCGGCGATCTGCGCATCGGGGATGCCGCCCTCGTCGTCGCGGTGGCCGCCGACCATCGGCGCGCGGCATTCGAAACGTGCGCGCTGCTCGTCGACACCGTCAAGGACCGGCTGCCGGTGTGGAAGCACCAGCACTTCGGCGACGGTTCCGACGAATGGGTCAACTCGGCCTAG
- a CDS encoding secretion protein EspD gives MSGGSWDDDAEADLDSEQQGGELAGLDFSWADDEPRVDATPPGPAVDDDPEVPVFTVTNPSGTVSVTAYLTGPVQRVDLDPSVVKMTERELAEEIRVIAELAQLKARSVMHAFLLEGLARMGHDRSEWSSVLSTVIQLPSPEQAAENMAEVFAARYADDAH, from the coding sequence GTGAGCGGCGGGTCATGGGACGACGATGCCGAGGCCGATCTCGACTCGGAGCAGCAGGGCGGCGAACTCGCGGGCCTGGATTTCTCATGGGCCGATGATGAACCGCGAGTCGATGCCACGCCTCCGGGGCCGGCTGTCGACGACGACCCAGAGGTCCCGGTATTCACCGTCACGAACCCGTCCGGCACCGTATCGGTGACGGCGTACCTCACCGGACCGGTTCAACGGGTGGACCTGGATCCCAGTGTGGTGAAGATGACCGAACGCGAACTGGCGGAAGAGATCCGGGTGATCGCCGAGCTCGCCCAGCTCAAGGCGCGATCCGTGATGCACGCCTTCTTGCTGGAGGGGTTGGCCCGGATGGGCCATGACCGCTCGGAGTGGAGTTCCGTCCTGAGTACCGTTATCCAGCTGCCTTCGCCGGAGCAGGCTGCCGAAAATATGGCCGAGGTCTTCGCTGCCCGGTACGCCGACGACGCGCACTGA
- a CDS encoding MarR family winged helix-turn-helix transcriptional regulator, with translation MTTVSHEVDPLALERQVCFALAVTNRAVLAVYRPLLEPLGLTHPQYLVMLALWDNANVDGEPLSVKQIAALLQLDPATTSPMLKRLETLGFITRTRSAADERTTHISLTAGGAALRRKALDIPPAVVARLGVDLAELENLHSVLTRINAAAVAAGALDT, from the coding sequence ATGACCACGGTGTCCCATGAAGTCGATCCGCTCGCGTTGGAGCGTCAGGTGTGTTTCGCGCTCGCGGTGACCAACCGCGCCGTGCTGGCGGTGTACCGGCCGCTGCTGGAGCCGCTTGGGCTCACTCATCCGCAGTACCTGGTGATGCTGGCGCTGTGGGACAACGCCAATGTCGATGGAGAACCGTTGTCCGTCAAGCAGATTGCCGCACTGCTACAACTGGACCCGGCCACCACCTCGCCCATGCTCAAGCGGCTGGAGACGCTCGGTTTCATCACCCGGACCCGTAGTGCGGCCGATGAGCGCACCACCCACATCTCGCTGACCGCCGGTGGTGCGGCGCTGCGCCGCAAGGCGCTGGACATCCCGCCCGCGGTGGTGGCCCGACTCGGCGTCGACCTGGCCGAACTGGAGAATCTGCACTCGGTGCTGACCCGGATCAACGCGGCCGCGGTGGCCGCCGGCGCGCTGGACACCTGA
- a CDS encoding transglycosylase family protein, giving the protein MSGRHRKPTSSSVSVAKIAFTGAVIGGGSLALAGQAGAATDGEWDTVASCESGGNWAINTGNGYHGGLQFSPSTWSGHGGGEFAPSAFLATKEEQIAVAERVLASQGKGAWPTCGRGLSGATPRNVVAEPAPQPLDNPLINGELPPPPPPAPLPPAPIDALAAPAPLPIDAPLPPAPLPPAPPAPLPPAPEVVPVALDAPLPPAPPVDAPLPPAPAPEFVAVALDAPLPPAPPVDVPPPPAPVETVASLTHDQLAALPAIQVADWDVAPAPEGQPQLWSLDAPLPLEPVLPAPPAPAPVPAPAVAPAPVPAPAAAPAVIAAPAADPLAPVPAEGVPHLISPENLPPGATLDPNTLPNESPNVSYLRQIWNAVQDQQITGKDALIAVTTQRSLTGTPAGVQQTPLPPPNAPVLPAPAPGAPVPPPAPGAPVLPPAPLPAP; this is encoded by the coding sequence ATGAGTGGTCGGCACCGTAAGCCCACAAGTTCGTCTGTAAGCGTCGCCAAGATCGCCTTCACCGGTGCGGTCATCGGCGGCGGCAGCCTCGCCCTCGCCGGTCAGGCCGGCGCCGCGACCGACGGCGAATGGGACACCGTCGCCAGCTGCGAGTCCGGCGGCAACTGGGCCATCAACACCGGCAACGGCTACCACGGCGGTCTGCAGTTCTCGCCGAGCACCTGGTCCGGCCACGGTGGCGGCGAATTCGCCCCCTCGGCATTCCTGGCCACCAAGGAAGAACAGATCGCTGTCGCCGAGCGCGTGCTCGCCAGCCAGGGCAAGGGCGCATGGCCCACCTGCGGACGCGGTCTCTCCGGTGCCACCCCGCGCAACGTCGTCGCCGAGCCTGCACCGCAGCCGCTCGACAACCCCCTGATCAACGGTGAGCTCCCGCCGCCGCCCCCGCCGGCACCGCTGCCGCCCGCGCCGATCGATGCGCTGGCCGCCCCGGCCCCGCTGCCCATCGATGCACCCCTGCCGCCCGCCCCGCTGCCACCGGCCCCGCCGGCCCCGCTGCCGCCGGCACCCGAGGTGGTGCCCGTGGCGCTGGACGCCCCGCTGCCGCCCGCACCGCCGGTCGACGCCCCGCTCCCCCCGGCACCCGCCCCCGAGTTCGTCGCCGTGGCGCTGGACGCCCCGCTGCCGCCCGCACCGCCGGTCGATGTACCGCCTCCCCCGGCACCCGTCGAGACCGTCGCCTCGCTGACCCACGATCAGCTGGCTGCCCTGCCGGCCATCCAGGTTGCCGACTGGGATGTCGCCCCGGCACCCGAAGGCCAGCCACAGCTGTGGTCGCTGGATGCCCCGCTGCCCCTGGAGCCGGTGTTGCCCGCGCCTCCCGCTCCGGCGCCGGTCCCCGCGCCTGCCGTCGCACCCGCACCTGTGCCAGCCCCGGCGGCCGCTCCCGCCGTGATCGCCGCCCCCGCGGCCGATCCGCTGGCGCCGGTCCCGGCCGAGGGCGTCCCGCACCTGATCAGCCCGGAGAACCTGCCACCGGGAGCGACGCTCGACCCGAACACGCTGCCCAACGAGAGCCCCAACGTCAGCTACCTGCGCCAGATCTGGAATGCCGTGCAGGACCAGCAGATCACCGGCAAGGACGCGCTCATCGCCGTCACCACCCAGCGCTCGCTGACCGGAACCCCTGCGGGCGTCCAGCAGACCCCGCTGCCCCCGCCGAATGCACCGGTGCTGCCGGCCCCGGCGCCGGGTGCTCCGGTTCCGCCGCCCGCGCCCGGCGCACCGGTACTGCCGCCCGCGCCGCTGCCGGCACCGTAA
- a CDS encoding cupin domain-containing protein: MEKISLTALAREHLETARAATSGRSAHTVYGGHEHSLRQTLMALTAGNGLDDHESPGEATVQVLHGRVRVSTAEAGWEGSAGDHLVLPRTRHALAAIEDSVVLLTVAKQVGPHV, translated from the coding sequence ATGGAGAAGATCTCGCTCACTGCCCTCGCGCGTGAGCATCTGGAAACCGCCCGGGCCGCCACCAGCGGCCGCAGCGCGCATACGGTCTATGGCGGCCATGAGCACAGCCTGCGGCAGACGCTGATGGCGCTGACCGCGGGCAACGGCCTCGACGATCACGAGAGTCCGGGGGAGGCAACGGTGCAGGTGCTTCACGGCCGGGTTCGGGTGAGTACCGCGGAGGCCGGCTGGGAAGGTTCGGCCGGTGATCACCTGGTGCTACCGCGTACCCGGCACGCGTTGGCCGCGATCGAGGATTCGGTAGTGCTGCTGACGGTGGCCAAACAGGTCGGCCCGCATGTTTAG
- the moaC gene encoding cyclic pyranopterin monophosphate synthase MoaC — MVDVTAKTATKRTAVAQGAVHTRADVVELIAGGGLPKGDALPTARVAGIMAAKRTSDLIPLCHQLALTGVDIEFAIGTTEVTITATVRTTDRTGVEMEALTAVSVAALTVYDMIKAVDPAARIEDLHVVRKEGGKTGTWTPA; from the coding sequence ATGGTCGACGTCACGGCCAAGACCGCCACCAAGCGCACCGCCGTCGCGCAGGGTGCGGTGCACACCCGTGCCGATGTCGTCGAACTGATCGCCGGCGGCGGGCTGCCCAAAGGTGACGCACTACCCACCGCGCGGGTCGCCGGGATCATGGCGGCCAAACGCACCAGCGATCTGATCCCGCTCTGCCATCAGTTGGCGCTGACCGGGGTGGACATCGAATTCGCCATCGGCACAACCGAAGTCACCATCACTGCCACGGTGCGCACCACCGACCGCACCGGCGTCGAGATGGAGGCACTCACCGCGGTGAGCGTGGCCGCGCTGACGGTCTACGACATGATCAAGGCCGTAGACCCGGCCGCCCGGATCGAGGACCTGCACGTGGTGCGCAAAGAGGGCGGCAAGACCGGGACCTGGACACCCGCCTGA
- a CDS encoding helicase-associated domain-containing protein, producing the protein MTKVGGAGVPLGVWLADLPDESLVRLLECRPDLTQPPPGTIAALAARAQARQSVKAATDALNFLHLAVLDALLVLHADTAPVPRDMLLEYLGDRADSAQLKEALDALADRALIWGDDVLRVVGETAAGLPWYPGQAVPDVPDLPAEEIPALLEDLDDPSRELLTRLVEGSPVGRTRDALPGTPADRPVQRLLATGLLHHIGSDTGDTVILPRVVAQVMRGDLPGPTGLRTPDPTMHTTTQADVDSVAAGAAIDLLREFDVLIQTLSSTPVPELRSGGLGVREVKKLTKLTGIDEQRLGLILEVAAAAGLIAPGTPDPEPADGNAPYWAPTVAADRFIEISTAARWHLVAWTWLNLPARPSLVGSRGPDGKPFGVLSDALYSTAAPLDRRLLLTVLNDLPAGAGVEPESAALAMVWQRPRWAARLQLDPVTNLLREAHAVGLVGRGAIAGPTRLLLAQRSEDDAEAVINAMAKVLPAPLDHFLLQADLTVVVPGPLLRELAEQLDAVATVESAGAAMVYRISEPSIRRALDAGRTASGLHAFFEKHSKTPVPQGLTYLIDDVARRHGQLRVGMAASFVRCEDPALLAQAVSTPAAEPLELRILAPTVAVSQASIGDVLAALRTGGFVPAAEDSTGAVVDIRARGARVPAPGRRRVFRPLTAPGAQTLGAIVAVMRSVAASPRSGERLDPAVLIALLQQAALEQTSVVMGYVDPAGVATQRVVSPINIRGGQLTAFDPASGRVREFAIHRVTSVVSADSG; encoded by the coding sequence ATGACCAAAGTAGGTGGGGCCGGCGTGCCGCTCGGCGTCTGGCTGGCCGACCTGCCCGACGAGAGCCTGGTCCGGCTGCTCGAATGCCGGCCGGACCTCACCCAGCCACCGCCGGGCACCATCGCCGCGCTGGCGGCCCGCGCCCAGGCCCGCCAGTCGGTCAAGGCCGCCACCGACGCCCTGAACTTCCTGCACCTGGCGGTGCTGGACGCTCTTCTCGTGTTGCACGCCGACACCGCCCCGGTGCCGCGGGACATGCTGCTGGAGTATCTCGGTGACCGCGCCGACAGCGCCCAGCTGAAGGAGGCGCTCGACGCGTTGGCCGACCGCGCCCTGATCTGGGGTGACGACGTGCTGCGCGTGGTGGGCGAGACCGCGGCCGGGCTGCCCTGGTACCCCGGCCAGGCCGTACCCGATGTGCCCGATCTGCCCGCCGAGGAGATCCCGGCGCTGCTCGAGGACCTCGACGACCCGTCGCGTGAACTGCTGACCCGGCTGGTCGAGGGCTCACCGGTGGGACGTACCCGCGACGCGCTGCCCGGGACGCCCGCCGACCGGCCGGTGCAGCGGCTGCTGGCCACCGGGCTGCTGCACCACATCGGCAGTGACACCGGAGACACCGTCATCCTGCCGCGGGTCGTCGCCCAGGTGATGCGCGGTGATCTACCCGGCCCGACCGGTCTGCGCACGCCGGACCCGACGATGCACACCACGACGCAGGCCGACGTCGACTCGGTGGCCGCCGGCGCCGCCATCGACCTGCTCCGCGAGTTCGACGTCCTGATCCAGACCCTGTCGTCCACCCCGGTGCCCGAACTGCGCAGCGGTGGGCTCGGGGTCCGCGAGGTCAAGAAGCTGACCAAGCTGACCGGTATCGACGAGCAGCGGCTCGGCCTGATTCTGGAGGTGGCCGCGGCGGCGGGACTGATCGCGCCCGGTACCCCGGACCCCGAACCTGCCGACGGCAACGCCCCGTACTGGGCGCCGACGGTCGCCGCGGACCGATTCATCGAGATCTCGACCGCCGCGCGCTGGCACCTGGTCGCCTGGACCTGGCTGAACCTGCCCGCGCGGCCAAGTCTGGTGGGCAGCCGCGGTCCCGACGGTAAGCCGTTCGGTGTGCTCTCGGATGCGCTGTACTCAACCGCGGCCCCGCTGGACCGTCGCCTGCTGTTGACGGTGCTGAACGACTTGCCCGCCGGCGCGGGCGTGGAACCTGAATCGGCGGCGCTGGCGATGGTGTGGCAGCGGCCGCGCTGGGCCGCCCGGCTGCAGCTCGACCCGGTGACCAACCTGCTGCGCGAAGCCCACGCGGTCGGGCTGGTCGGGCGCGGCGCGATCGCCGGCCCGACCCGGTTGTTGCTGGCCCAGCGCAGCGAGGACGACGCCGAGGCCGTGATCAACGCGATGGCCAAGGTGCTACCGGCACCGCTGGACCATTTTCTGCTGCAGGCCGATCTGACGGTCGTGGTGCCCGGCCCGCTGCTGCGCGAGCTCGCCGAACAGCTGGACGCGGTGGCCACCGTGGAATCGGCCGGTGCCGCGATGGTCTACCGGATCAGCGAACCGTCGATTCGCCGCGCTCTCGATGCCGGGCGCACCGCCAGCGGTCTGCACGCTTTCTTCGAGAAGCACTCGAAAACACCTGTGCCACAAGGCTTGACATACCTGATCGACGATGTCGCACGCCGGCACGGCCAGCTGCGGGTCGGGATGGCGGCATCGTTCGTGCGCTGCGAGGACCCGGCATTGCTGGCCCAGGCGGTGTCCACGCCGGCCGCCGAACCTCTGGAACTGCGCATCCTGGCACCCACCGTCGCGGTGTCGCAGGCCTCGATCGGCGATGTGCTGGCCGCTCTGCGCACCGGCGGGTTCGTGCCCGCGGCCGAGGACTCCACCGGTGCGGTTGTCGACATCCGTGCCCGCGGCGCCCGGGTGCCCGCACCGGGGCGGCGCCGGGTGTTCCGGCCGCTGACCGCTCCCGGAGCCCAGACCCTGGGCGCGATCGTCGCGGTGATGCGCAGCGTGGCGGCCTCGCCGCGCTCCGGTGAGCGCCTGGATCCGGCGGTGCTCATCGCGCTGCTGCAGCAGGCGGCGCTGGAACAGACGTCGGTGGTCATGGGGTATGTGGATCCGGCGGGGGTGGCCACCCAGCGCGTGGTGTCCCCGATCAACATCCGCGGGGGTCAGTTGACCGCCTTCGATCCGGCCTCGGGCCGGGTGCGGGAGTTTGCCATCCACCGCGTGACGTCCGTGGTGTCGGCCGACTCTGGATAA
- a CDS encoding molybdenum cofactor biosynthesis protein B codes for MRSARVVIASTRAAAGIYEDRTGPVIVEWLGERGFDVPAAVVVADGSDVEAALRQALADRISLIITSGGTGISPTDRTADITAELVDYQIPGLADAIRRSGLPKVPTSVLSRGVCGVRDGVLIINLPGSTGGVKDGLGVLADVLEHALDQLAGGDHAR; via the coding sequence ATGCGCTCGGCGCGCGTCGTCATCGCCTCCACCCGTGCCGCCGCGGGCATCTACGAGGACCGCACCGGCCCCGTCATCGTCGAATGGCTCGGTGAGCGCGGATTCGACGTGCCCGCTGCCGTGGTCGTCGCCGACGGCAGCGATGTCGAGGCGGCCCTGCGGCAGGCGCTGGCGGACCGGATCTCGCTGATCATCACCTCCGGGGGCACCGGCATCTCGCCGACGGACCGCACCGCCGACATCACGGCCGAGCTGGTCGACTACCAGATTCCGGGCCTGGCCGACGCGATCCGCCGTTCCGGTCTGCCGAAGGTGCCGACCTCGGTGCTGTCCCGCGGCGTGTGCGGGGTGCGCGACGGGGTGCTGATCATCAACCTGCCGGGGTCCACCGGCGGTGTCAAAGACGGACTGGGTGTGCTCGCCGACGTGCTGGAGCATGCGCTGGACCAACTGGCCGGAGGCGACCATGCCCGCTGA
- a CDS encoding MmpS family transport accessory protein, translated as MTSNDGGYYPPPGGQPWGGPQGPPPGYPAHPGYPQQPPPKGKSRWPWIIGAGVLVLVLVAVLGLVVINAGGDGDEQALQRTVITYEVTGAAGSVELSYWGTEGQQPPTTVPLPWRATVTLEGQDAYFDVSARTAEEPDGELACRVIANGKAIAEERTVGEFVGCGGRLNEQ; from the coding sequence GTGACGAGTAACGACGGGGGCTACTACCCGCCACCAGGTGGACAGCCCTGGGGTGGCCCGCAGGGACCGCCGCCCGGCTACCCGGCCCATCCCGGCTATCCGCAACAGCCCCCGCCCAAAGGCAAGAGCCGGTGGCCGTGGATCATCGGCGCCGGCGTGCTCGTTCTCGTTCTGGTGGCCGTACTCGGCCTTGTCGTGATCAATGCCGGCGGCGATGGTGACGAGCAAGCTCTGCAGCGCACCGTGATCACCTACGAGGTGACGGGTGCGGCCGGATCGGTAGAGCTCTCCTATTGGGGCACCGAGGGGCAGCAGCCCCCCACAACGGTCCCCCTTCCATGGCGCGCGACCGTGACACTTGAGGGCCAGGACGCTTACTTCGACGTCTCCGCACGAACGGCAGAAGAACCCGACGGGGAACTCGCGTGCCGAGTGATCGCCAACGGAAAGGCGATTGCCGAGGAGCGGACGGTCGGTGAGTTCGTGGGCTGCGGCGGTCGCCTGAACGAGCAGTGA
- a CDS encoding pyridoxamine 5'-phosphate oxidase family protein translates to MALSREERETFLAEPHVAALSVSAGKNRGPLTVPIWYQYTPGGQPWFITGTGSRKHRLIEAAGHLSLMVERVEPTVRYVAVDGAVDRIEDGTDEQLVEMTRRYLPPEAVEPYLEMARREHGPSVAVYLKPQHWLSADLGGF, encoded by the coding sequence ATGGCTCTCTCTCGGGAAGAACGCGAAACGTTCCTTGCTGAGCCCCATGTCGCCGCTCTGTCGGTGAGCGCCGGGAAGAATCGCGGTCCGTTGACCGTGCCGATCTGGTACCAGTACACCCCGGGTGGTCAGCCCTGGTTCATCACCGGGACCGGGTCACGAAAGCACCGGCTGATCGAGGCCGCCGGCCACCTCTCGCTGATGGTCGAGCGCGTCGAGCCCACCGTCCGCTATGTCGCGGTGGACGGTGCGGTCGACCGGATCGAGGACGGTACCGACGAGCAACTCGTCGAGATGACCCGGCGTTACCTGCCGCCCGAGGCGGTCGAGCCGTATCTGGAGATGGCCCGACGTGAGCACGGCCCCAGCGTGGCGGTGTATCTCAAACCCCAGCACTGGCTGTCGGCCGATCTGGGCGGCTTCTAA
- a CDS encoding VOC family protein, translating into MTVGRVVPILTVADIETTRDAYVATLGLTEVMNHGWIVTLADAEHRHQLSLMTKDLTAPVNPTVSIEVDDVDAAHTAALAAGLRIVHPLSDEDWGVRRFFFADGSGNVINVLSHG; encoded by the coding sequence ATGACCGTCGGGCGAGTGGTGCCGATCCTCACCGTCGCCGACATCGAGACCACCCGCGACGCCTACGTCGCCACGCTCGGCCTGACCGAGGTGATGAACCACGGGTGGATCGTCACCCTCGCCGACGCCGAGCACCGGCACCAGCTCAGCTTGATGACGAAGGACCTCACCGCGCCGGTCAACCCGACGGTGTCGATCGAGGTCGACGACGTCGACGCCGCGCACACCGCCGCGCTCGCCGCCGGGCTGCGGATCGTGCACCCGCTGTCCGACGAAGACTGGGGCGTACGGCGGTTCTTCTTCGCCGACGGCTCCGGAAACGTCATCAACGTCCTATCGCACGGCTGA